A part of Miscanthus floridulus cultivar M001 chromosome 6, ASM1932011v1, whole genome shotgun sequence genomic DNA contains:
- the LOC136457573 gene encoding glutamine--tRNA ligase-like, with amino-acid sequence MLCGLVRKRHPWGDAKAIKEEIDKRLVEILGPKTEADNIKPVKKKKEKPAKVEEKKVAVATAAPPTEEELNPYTIFPQPEENFKVHTEIFYSVGNIWRAHNTKEILEKHLKATGGKVMTRFPPEPNGYLHIGHAKAMFIDFGLAKERNGHCYLRFDDTNPEAEKKEYIDHIQEIAHWMGWEPYKVTYTSDYFQALYEHAVELIRKGLAYVDHQTAEEIKEYREKKMKPSQVYLK; translated from the exons ATGCTATGCGGACTGGTTAGGAAGAGACACCCCTGGGGTGATGCTAAGGCGATAAAG GAGGAAATTGACAAGAGGCTTGTAGAAATCCTAGGTCCGAAGACAGAAGCTGACAATATAAAACCAgtgaaaaagaagaaggaaaaaccAGCAAAAGTTGAG GAGAAAAAAGTTGCAGTTGCCACTGCTGCACCACCAACTGAGGAGGAATTGAACCCATATACTATATTTCCCCAACCAGAGGAAAACTTTAAG GTTCATACAGAAATATTTTACAGCGTTGGGAACATATGGAGAGCACATAACACAAAAGAAATTTTAGAAAAACATCTTAAGGCAACTGGAGGAAAAGTCATGACCCGTTTTCCACCGGAACCTAATGGATATCTTCATATTGGTCATGCCAAG GCTATGTTTATTGATTTTGGTCTGGCTAAGGAGCGAAATGGCCATTGCTACCTTAG GTTTGATGACACAAATCCGGAAGCTGAAAAGAAAGAATACATAGACCACATTCAGGAAATTGCCCATTGGATGGGATGGGAGCCCTACAAAGTAACATACACGAGTGACTATTTCCAAGCTCTGTATGAGCATGCTGTTGAGTTAATACGAAAAGGGCTAGCCTATGTGGATCACCAG ACTGCAGAAGAAATCAAGGAGTACAGGGAAAAGAAGATGAAACCATCACAAGTCTATCTCAAATAG